Proteins co-encoded in one Halorussus lipolyticus genomic window:
- a CDS encoding DUF4097 family beta strand repeat-containing protein: protein MNRRVFFGGVGASVVGLLSGCTSSKLSFGSERRSDSLSYDVESGTRLAIRNRNGSVTVEGHDGDTVEVDVEISGNSSEAVQAVSIADTRTNGTLELETTYGDIGDQPEPSVEYTVQCPKAVQVGMVRTRNGSVEVTQVTGDAELRSENGSLTAEEVSGTVSLTTKSGTVTARAVDGLAGAKTLDGSIALDVPSIPGNTTVTTANGSIDAAVASSLDAEVFASTTSGTIELHDLELSSVDSSQTSIHGSLGDGNSKLTFETTNGSIDLRSLSD from the coding sequence ATGAATAGGAGAGTATTTTTCGGCGGTGTCGGGGCCAGCGTCGTCGGGCTTCTTTCGGGATGCACCTCCTCGAAACTGAGTTTTGGAAGCGAACGACGCAGTGACAGTCTGAGCTACGATGTCGAATCCGGAACTCGATTGGCGATTCGTAACCGGAACGGGTCAGTGACAGTCGAGGGACACGACGGAGATACTGTCGAAGTCGATGTCGAAATCAGCGGTAACTCCTCAGAGGCAGTGCAGGCAGTCTCCATAGCCGATACCCGGACTAACGGAACGCTCGAATTAGAAACTACCTACGGCGACATCGGCGACCAACCAGAACCAAGCGTCGAGTACACCGTCCAATGTCCGAAAGCGGTTCAGGTCGGAATGGTACGGACGAGAAACGGGTCGGTCGAAGTCACCCAAGTCACGGGCGACGCGGAACTCCGAAGTGAGAACGGAAGCCTGACCGCCGAGGAGGTAAGCGGAACGGTCTCACTAACCACGAAAAGCGGAACGGTAACTGCCCGAGCAGTGGATGGTCTCGCCGGAGCGAAGACGCTCGACGGGTCGATAGCCCTCGACGTACCGTCGATACCCGGCAATACGACAGTCACGACTGCTAACGGGAGCATCGACGCGGCAGTGGCGAGTAGTCTCGACGCCGAAGTATTCGCGTCTACGACGAGCGGAACTATCGAACTACACGACTTAGAACTCTCGTCGGTGGATTCGTCGCAGACGAGTATTCACGGGTCGCTCGGTGACGGAAACTCCAAACTCACGTTCGAGACGACTAACGGAAGTATCGACCTCCGCTCACTTTCGGACTGA
- a CDS encoding ABC transporter ATP-binding protein: MTENVSQSRSGGISDPILSVRDIRKEYGSGESGVTAVDDVSLEVGAGTVVGLLGHNGAGKTTTIKMMLGLIEPTAGTVSIAGTDVHRHPKQAFEHVGAVLEGARNIYWRLTVRENLDFFARLGGLDPTEQRDRHDRLLEQLGIADKADTIVNELSRGMKQKVSLASVLARKPDVVFLDEPTLGLDVGSSLELRDEIGRLVKRDEMTVLVSSHDMDVIEDICDRVVILDDGRIVADDSVDSLVDLFRSQEVEITIEEDVPETVKSAVRDCSPDSSWSEIRGRTRIEVSMTDSSDLRDIFGVLADAGLSITDIQTSQIDFEEVYLRITEDQDETQAVPVGETNA, encoded by the coding sequence ATGACAGAAAACGTCTCGCAGTCTCGGTCGGGTGGGATTTCAGACCCCATCCTCTCGGTCCGGGATATACGAAAAGAGTACGGGAGCGGCGAGTCGGGAGTAACTGCCGTCGACGACGTGTCGCTCGAAGTCGGCGCTGGCACGGTCGTCGGACTGCTCGGCCACAACGGGGCCGGGAAAACGACCACTATCAAGATGATGCTCGGCCTCATCGAACCGACCGCGGGAACGGTATCCATCGCTGGGACTGACGTTCACCGCCACCCGAAGCAGGCCTTCGAACACGTCGGGGCAGTTCTCGAAGGCGCGCGCAACATCTACTGGCGACTCACTGTTCGGGAGAATCTCGACTTCTTCGCCCGACTCGGTGGACTCGACCCCACCGAACAGCGGGACCGACACGACAGACTCCTCGAACAGTTAGGCATCGCAGACAAAGCCGACACCATCGTCAACGAACTCTCCCGCGGCATGAAGCAGAAAGTGTCGTTAGCCAGCGTCTTGGCTCGAAAGCCTGACGTGGTGTTCTTGGACGAACCGACACTGGGTCTCGATGTCGGAAGTTCGCTCGAACTCCGGGACGAAATCGGCCGACTCGTCAAACGAGACGAGATGACGGTTCTGGTGTCGAGTCACGACATGGACGTTATCGAAGACATCTGCGACCGGGTTGTCATCCTCGACGATGGCCGAATCGTCGCCGACGACTCGGTCGATAGCCTCGTTGACCTGTTCCGGAGTCAGGAAGTCGAGATAACCATCGAGGAGGACGTTCCGGAAACGGTCAAGTCGGCCGTTCGAGACTGTTCGCCAGACAGTTCGTGGTCGGAGATTCGTGGCCGGACCCGAATCGAGGTCTCGATGACAGACAGTAGTGATTTGCGCGATATTTTCGGCGTCCTCGCCGACGCCGGCCTTTCGATTACCGACATCCAAACGTCCCAGATAGACTTCGAGGAGGTCTATCTGCGCATAACCGAGGACCAAGACGAAACACAGGCCGTCCCGGTCGGTGAGACGAATGCGTAA
- a CDS encoding GNAT family N-acetyltransferase: MPGAVFIEGELLELRTVEKEDIEFLQRGRNHPELRKFITDTPLNGVETEQYFEAVDSDSDSVNLLMVPKEGEFAGEPVGYIQVYPIDWTHGDADIGFWVLPKAQRNRYATDATLHVVAHAFEQLGLHRLTFKTAEANEALIEGNEAFGHFFKPEGGKRELYTVDGERVDQVQFGLLKSEWEGLETMLHITGLD, translated from the coding sequence ATGCCCGGAGCAGTATTCATCGAAGGAGAACTCCTCGAACTTCGAACGGTCGAGAAAGAGGACATAGAGTTCCTCCAGCGGGGTCGGAACCACCCGGAGCTACGGAAGTTCATCACGGACACTCCACTGAACGGGGTCGAAACCGAACAGTACTTCGAGGCTGTCGATAGCGACTCCGACAGCGTCAATCTACTGATGGTTCCGAAAGAAGGCGAGTTCGCCGGTGAACCTGTCGGCTATATTCAGGTGTATCCCATCGACTGGACCCACGGCGACGCCGACATCGGCTTCTGGGTGCTTCCCAAGGCTCAGCGCAACCGATACGCCACGGACGCGACGCTTCACGTCGTCGCCCACGCCTTCGAACAACTGGGTCTCCATCGACTGACGTTCAAGACCGCCGAGGCCAACGAGGCACTCATCGAAGGGAACGAGGCGTTCGGACACTTCTTCAAGCCCGAGGGCGGGAAGCGAGAGCTGTACACCGTTGACGGCGAGCGCGTCGATCAGGTCCAGTTCGGCCTGCTCAAATCCGAGTGGGAAGGTCTGGAGACGATGCTCCACATCACCGGTCTCGACTGA
- a CDS encoding heavy-metal-associated domain-containing protein, with amino-acid sequence MAKEITVEGMSCGGCEENVENALRDLPGVEDAEADNESDSVTVEGDASEEDIVTTIEDAGYTPKA; translated from the coding sequence ATGGCGAAAGAGATTACCGTCGAAGGCATGAGCTGTGGCGGCTGTGAGGAGAACGTCGAGAACGCCCTGCGCGACCTGCCGGGCGTCGAAGACGCCGAGGCCGACAACGAGTCCGACAGCGTGACCGTCGAAGGCGACGCCTCGGAGGAGGACATCGTGACGACCATCGAGGACGCCGGGTACACGCCCAAGGCGTAA
- a CDS encoding type 2 lanthipeptide synthetase LanM family protein, which produces MTLISGERREIAAGAQSLRARLESSDAGAGLPDEEIADLVELWADNVADGDHDGFAKRLDRDELTESDVRNRLEAGQLPDDDSVPDWMDTVNEIHEYVATTDPPTLGPAGDESPFEHVLAPIVEYATARLDCRPFDEQFGTEATEMVRQSLHDRLQTLTGQVLFIEFKKFLETEEFADDGPRPGYRAFVGHQLETGLRGLFLEYPVLARLTVTFVENWLAGVAELATRLERDRSELEAIFADGDELGPVTAVESTGDYHASGRCVFRVEFGSGVTLAYKPRPIEPEATFNRFLSWVNDESDLLDFRTMTCLARDGYGWVEWITSESCPDTDAVSRYYRRVGMLVAILYSLQFVDGNLENVLVAGEHPMILDLETVFHPVRSDPYRLGDENLFDIIEESVVSTGIVPVDLSDQNMEGVGGIDAEEAVQSEVVSRVFTDVNTDQMELEFENTVTIEGQSIPRIDGEPEGPRDYPDDIVTGFEEAYRFLLDARDRMLADDGPISWFEDTEVRFIYRSSGTYGRTRRPMVTSRYLRSGARCGARIELLTSWFDFDDHEADLWRLYEAERDALWEYDIPRLTVNTSDTRLFHRGNVVSDTFDSSPVEQVRDRIESMSEADLREQSDYLRLGYDPDPLRNPSPPADFDGDPDHLDAETAERTARDIFSRLREDAVWNDGDRQWYTRTNTGNGLYVHPLRDDLYEGRVGIGLYSSALASVFGGDEYRSFAEEAVAPVLAEVTAGDYEARKFGACHGVGSLVYGFTKMADLLGDDRYADAALELSTEITPEALERDDSYDLIGGTAGGILGLLALYDRVGDDALLERATAAGEYLLSNRIESDGVQVWNTDDGEKRTLNGSGHGVAGIALALFELGHVADAPRFADVAMESLAFEDHHYSCTHEGWPDFRFGDYRPGWCAGSSGIGLARLRMLEIEERDSLRRDVERALDGIDHRTLADRDHICCGNFSRVEFLLEASRTLGDDRYRRQAETLASAVLRRADDRDGFAVPWQTDHWYTQSLFLGEPGIGYSLLRLTDADLPSLLVFE; this is translated from the coding sequence ATGACTCTCATCTCCGGTGAACGACGGGAAATCGCGGCCGGAGCGCAGTCGCTTCGCGCTCGACTCGAATCTTCTGATGCCGGTGCTGGCCTCCCCGACGAGGAGATAGCGGACCTCGTTGAACTGTGGGCCGACAACGTTGCCGACGGCGACCACGACGGGTTCGCCAAGCGACTCGACCGAGACGAACTGACTGAATCTGACGTGCGGAACCGACTCGAAGCGGGGCAACTCCCGGACGACGACTCGGTGCCCGACTGGATGGATACCGTCAACGAAATCCACGAGTATGTCGCCACCACCGACCCACCGACGCTCGGACCTGCTGGTGACGAGTCTCCGTTCGAACACGTCCTTGCACCGATAGTCGAGTACGCCACCGCTCGACTCGACTGCCGACCCTTCGACGAGCAGTTCGGGACCGAAGCGACCGAGATGGTCCGCCAGAGCCTCCACGACCGCCTCCAGACGCTCACCGGACAGGTGCTGTTCATCGAGTTCAAGAAGTTCTTGGAGACCGAGGAGTTCGCGGACGACGGACCACGCCCCGGCTATCGGGCCTTCGTCGGCCACCAACTCGAAACGGGACTCCGCGGACTGTTCCTCGAATATCCGGTTCTCGCTCGACTGACCGTGACCTTCGTGGAAAACTGGCTCGCTGGAGTCGCGGAGCTGGCTACCCGACTCGAACGCGACCGGTCCGAACTCGAAGCGATTTTCGCCGACGGCGACGAACTCGGTCCCGTCACCGCCGTCGAATCCACTGGCGATTACCACGCCAGCGGTCGGTGCGTCTTCCGCGTCGAGTTCGGGTCAGGCGTCACCCTTGCGTACAAACCGCGGCCAATCGAACCCGAAGCAACGTTTAACCGCTTCCTCTCGTGGGTCAACGACGAATCGGACCTCCTCGATTTCCGCACGATGACGTGTCTCGCCCGAGACGGCTACGGGTGGGTCGAGTGGATAACGTCCGAATCCTGTCCCGACACCGACGCCGTCTCGCGGTACTATCGGCGTGTCGGGATGCTCGTGGCGATTCTCTACTCGTTGCAGTTCGTGGACGGGAACTTAGAAAACGTCCTCGTCGCTGGCGAACACCCCATGATACTCGACCTCGAAACGGTCTTCCATCCGGTTCGGTCCGACCCGTACCGACTCGGCGACGAGAACCTATTCGACATCATCGAGGAGTCCGTGGTCTCTACCGGCATCGTTCCGGTTGACCTCTCGGACCAGAACATGGAGGGCGTCGGCGGAATCGATGCCGAGGAGGCGGTGCAGTCGGAAGTCGTCTCTCGCGTGTTTACCGACGTGAACACCGACCAGATGGAACTGGAGTTCGAGAATACGGTGACTATCGAGGGGCAGTCTATCCCCCGAATCGACGGCGAACCGGAGGGACCGCGCGACTACCCGGACGACATCGTGACTGGGTTCGAGGAGGCGTATCGGTTCCTCCTCGACGCGCGTGACCGGATGCTGGCGGACGACGGTCCGATTTCGTGGTTCGAGGACACCGAAGTTCGGTTCATCTATCGAAGCTCCGGGACCTACGGTCGGACCCGCCGACCGATGGTAACCTCGAGGTATCTCCGTTCCGGAGCGCGGTGCGGTGCCCGTATCGAACTGCTGACGAGTTGGTTCGACTTCGACGACCACGAGGCCGACCTCTGGCGACTGTACGAGGCCGAACGAGACGCCCTCTGGGAGTACGACATCCCTCGGTTGACCGTCAACACCAGCGATACCCGACTGTTCCACCGGGGGAACGTCGTCAGCGACACCTTCGACTCGTCGCCCGTCGAACAGGTTCGCGACCGAATCGAGTCGATGAGCGAGGCCGACCTCCGCGAGCAGTCCGACTACCTGCGTCTTGGCTACGACCCCGACCCGCTTCGCAACCCCTCTCCGCCGGCGGACTTCGACGGCGACCCGGACCATCTCGACGCCGAAACCGCCGAGCGAACGGCGAGGGACATCTTTTCCCGGTTGCGCGAGGACGCGGTTTGGAACGACGGCGACCGGCAGTGGTACACTCGGACCAACACGGGCAACGGACTCTACGTCCATCCGCTCCGAGACGACCTCTACGAGGGTCGGGTCGGCATCGGTCTCTACAGTAGCGCACTCGCCTCAGTGTTCGGCGGCGACGAGTACCGGTCCTTCGCCGAGGAGGCCGTCGCGCCGGTCCTCGCGGAGGTCACGGCCGGTGACTACGAGGCCCGAAAGTTCGGCGCGTGCCACGGTGTCGGGTCGCTGGTCTACGGGTTCACGAAGATGGCCGACCTCCTCGGTGACGACCGGTACGCCGACGCCGCCCTCGAACTCTCGACGGAGATAACGCCGGAGGCGCTCGAACGCGACGACTCCTACGACCTCATCGGCGGGACGGCCGGTGGGATTCTGGGCTTGCTCGCGCTCTACGACCGGGTCGGCGACGACGCCCTGCTCGAACGAGCGACCGCGGCAGGAGAGTATCTCTTGTCGAACCGCATCGAGTCAGACGGCGTCCAAGTCTGGAACACTGACGACGGCGAGAAGCGCACGCTGAACGGTTCCGGGCACGGTGTCGCGGGCATCGCTCTCGCGCTGTTCGAACTCGGCCACGTGGCTGATGCGCCTCGATTCGCGGACGTAGCGATGGAGAGTCTCGCGTTCGAGGACCACCACTATTCGTGTACTCACGAGGGGTGGCCCGACTTTCGGTTCGGCGACTACCGACCGGGATGGTGTGCCGGGAGTTCGGGCATCGGACTCGCTCGACTCCGGATGCTCGAAATCGAGGAGCGTGACTCGCTTCGGCGCGACGTAGAGCGAGCGCTCGACGGTATCGACCACCGAACCCTCGCCGACCGCGACCACATCTGTTGCGGGAACTTTAGCCGAGTCGAGTTCCTCCTCGAAGCGAGTCGAACCCTCGGTGACGACCGGTATCGCCGGCAGGCCGAAACGCTGGCCTCGGCGGTTCTACGCCGGGCCGACGACCGTGATGGCTTCGCTGTCCCGTGGCAGACCGACCACTGGTACACCCAGTCGCTGTTCCTCGGTGAACCCGGCATCGGCTACTCGCTCCTTCGACTAACAGACGCGGACCTTCCGTCACTGCTCGTATTCGAGTAG
- a CDS encoding ABC transporter permease → MRKTLRLFYGILRKEVLLLYRYRVNTAAYLLTLYGFFLLIFFGGRTIGGDAFDDSLGAVIIGYFLVTMSFTAYNELAFTFSREAAWGTLEQLYMSQVGFGRTMVIIAIVQVLVSFVWGAVMLAAMLLTTGEQIAINVVSVAPITALAIVSVLGLGFAFGGGAVLYKRISSVFNLVQFVFLGLVAAPVEKYPLLKYLPLTQGSYLLQLVMEQGYTIWEIPTSELLILVGTAVGYSLLGYVVFNKFVAVARRRGVMGHY, encoded by the coding sequence ATGCGTAAGACGCTCCGACTCTTTTACGGTATCCTTCGAAAGGAAGTGTTGCTCCTCTACCGATACCGCGTGAACACCGCGGCGTATCTCCTGACGTTGTACGGGTTCTTTTTGCTCATCTTCTTCGGCGGTCGGACTATCGGCGGCGACGCGTTCGACGACTCGCTCGGAGCGGTCATCATCGGCTACTTCCTCGTCACGATGTCGTTCACGGCGTACAACGAACTCGCGTTCACCTTCAGTCGGGAGGCCGCTTGGGGCACCCTCGAACAACTCTACATGTCGCAGGTCGGATTCGGCCGCACGATGGTCATAATCGCCATCGTGCAGGTTCTCGTGAGTTTCGTCTGGGGTGCCGTGATGCTGGCCGCCATGCTCCTGACGACCGGCGAGCAAATCGCCATCAACGTGGTCAGTGTGGCCCCGATAACTGCGTTAGCCATCGTCTCGGTTCTCGGACTCGGGTTCGCGTTCGGCGGTGGTGCCGTCCTCTACAAGCGAATCAGTAGCGTATTCAATCTCGTTCAGTTCGTGTTCCTCGGACTAGTCGCCGCCCCGGTCGAGAAGTATCCGCTACTGAAGTACCTCCCGCTCACGCAGGGGAGCTATCTCCTCCAGTTGGTGATGGAACAAGGCTACACCATCTGGGAAATCCCGACGAGCGAGTTACTGATTCTCGTCGGCACCGCTGTTGGTTACTCCCTCCTCGGCTACGTCGTGTTCAACAAGTTCGTCGCCGTGGCCCGACGGCGCGGCGTGATGGGCCACTACTAA
- a CDS encoding LLM class flavin-dependent oxidoreductase, which translates to MVQIGFSDEGTSNFSFKKLQNGYVVPDVSVAELRRRHRQQIREQVEVAVTAERLGYDYAVHPEHHFPLSGPLSPNPVLTQTAIAQQTEDIRLLQMANILPWQDPVRLAEQVAMLDILSDGRAEVGVGRGSKGVEAATLGQYWGGSVQNETQNRQSFEEKLDIILAAWTDDFVAHEGRFHSVPPKYTQWDNDLERLFLDGASDHDPEEYFDDDAGTTTLDSLFVSPDTQQRPHPQLWKPAVSPGSMEWAARRGINACTFCTMFDNVSERIETYYEAAEDAGWPDHRPDYDGTPFKFGWDADRGRGVAAIFEVFNTEVATDEATEHWKLGQEFQQSLSKATSPPKKAERIEIDAESLIEQYDAPIVGDTDEILDAVAQFAETCDYEDLILIPAFNIAGMTREEHEVQLQSFADDIVPYFEDES; encoded by the coding sequence ATGGTCCAAATAGGGTTCTCTGACGAAGGAACCTCTAACTTCTCCTTCAAAAAGTTGCAGAACGGTTACGTGGTCCCGGACGTGTCGGTCGCGGAGTTGCGGCGACGCCACCGACAGCAGATACGGGAACAGGTCGAGGTAGCGGTGACGGCCGAACGCCTCGGATACGACTATGCGGTGCATCCAGAACACCACTTTCCGCTCTCGGGACCGCTGTCGCCCAACCCCGTGTTGACCCAGACTGCGATTGCACAACAGACCGAGGACATTCGGTTGTTACAGATGGCCAACATCCTGCCGTGGCAGGACCCGGTTCGACTGGCCGAACAGGTTGCTATGCTCGATATTTTGAGCGACGGCCGAGCAGAAGTGGGCGTCGGACGTGGCTCGAAAGGAGTCGAAGCCGCGACGCTCGGACAGTACTGGGGCGGGTCGGTCCAGAACGAGACCCAGAACCGACAGTCCTTCGAGGAGAAACTCGACATCATTCTCGCCGCGTGGACCGACGATTTCGTCGCTCACGAGGGGCGTTTTCACTCGGTGCCGCCGAAGTACACCCAGTGGGACAACGACCTCGAACGTCTCTTTCTCGACGGTGCGTCGGACCACGACCCCGAGGAGTACTTCGACGACGACGCCGGGACGACCACGCTGGACTCGCTGTTCGTCTCGCCGGATACTCAGCAACGACCCCACCCGCAACTCTGGAAGCCCGCGGTGTCGCCCGGTTCGATGGAGTGGGCGGCCCGTCGTGGCATCAACGCCTGCACCTTCTGTACGATGTTCGACAACGTGAGCGAACGAATCGAAACCTACTACGAGGCGGCCGAAGACGCCGGGTGGCCCGACCACCGCCCGGATTACGACGGGACGCCGTTCAAGTTCGGTTGGGACGCCGACCGTGGCCGAGGAGTCGCCGCCATCTTCGAGGTGTTCAACACCGAAGTTGCGACGGACGAGGCGACCGAACACTGGAAACTCGGTCAAGAGTTCCAGCAGAGTTTGAGCAAAGCCACGAGTCCCCCCAAGAAAGCCGAGCGTATCGAAATCGACGCCGAGTCACTTATCGAGCAGTACGACGCGCCCATCGTGGGCGACACCGACGAGATACTCGATGCAGTCGCCCAGTTCGCCGAAACCTGCGACTACGAGGACCTCATTCTCATCCCGGCGTTCAATATCGCGGGGATGACGCGCGAAGAACACGAAGTGCAACTCCAGTCGTTCGCCGACGACATTGTTCCGTACTTCGAGGACGAGAGCTAA
- a CDS encoding efflux RND transporter permease subunit: MTILLVLILVGTVGFGVTMLQGPSDTDVGPTTAPEKKLEYIQENYHTSGENTSLTAVYIRSSDGNVLSKESLLSSLRYQQQVRENETIADIGDDERPVIGVANIVATRAAGDTDMTLDQQIATLESMSESEVEQVVSGVLAPGSDALQLMPKTYEPGTATAAGRRMVFRFDEPSTRPEITVYRAQEALHDELRETPDESYFLIQGPAGNNILGRINMQILELVGPLALVLVVVALAFTYRDIFDILLGLSGVLLTLLFMLGLVGWLGVPFGPTAILAPILIIGLSIDYGIHIFMRYREERGDSDGIRPPMRVALAGVSSALALVTVTTVIGFLSNVRSPVSQIRHLTVAMSLGVVAAFVVFVTLVPALKVELDGLLERFGIGRTKPALGTTDGTVGELLSGGVKIARVSAAAVILVSVVVGAGGVVAWDSLDRSLEGSLEQPEGWQQDLPEPLRVPQFEYLDDVDYVKQNYLVSRSDYQPSQILVEGDVTGANTLERVADARSVVTDDEVAYERADGSVPTTGPITAMQLVAERNSEFASVFRNADTDGNGVPDRNLEAVYDKFYEVAPDRASAVVERTDGEYRSLRLVIQTDQTAESAAVASVLRDATTTAEGDGAGVTATATGQPVINDVELAIVADSAFTSLMASLAAILALLSLVYRFKEGSATLGVVTTVPIALVIAFVVISMLVIGVPITFNTALMFGLVIGLGVDYSIHISDRFLQEYRPGRTAYDALTETVTGTGGALFGSTVTTAGAFATLALSPFTQSANTGIIVALSLVFSFVTSVFVLPSFLAVWARFVGADLVESSDRTTDAMADK; encoded by the coding sequence GTGACCATTCTACTCGTCTTGATACTCGTCGGCACTGTCGGATTCGGTGTCACGATGCTCCAAGGCCCGTCTGATACCGATGTCGGGCCGACGACTGCGCCGGAAAAGAAACTCGAATACATCCAAGAGAACTACCACACGTCGGGGGAAAACACGTCTCTCACAGCAGTCTACATCCGGTCGTCGGACGGAAACGTCCTCTCGAAAGAGTCGCTATTGTCGTCGCTCAGATACCAACAGCAGGTGCGCGAGAACGAGACCATCGCTGATATTGGTGACGACGAACGACCGGTCATCGGGGTCGCCAACATCGTGGCGACGCGGGCGGCAGGCGACACCGACATGACCCTCGACCAGCAGATAGCAACGCTGGAATCCATGAGCGAGTCCGAAGTCGAACAGGTAGTGTCGGGGGTACTCGCTCCGGGGTCAGACGCGCTTCAGTTGATGCCCAAGACCTACGAACCGGGCACTGCGACCGCGGCCGGGCGACGAATGGTCTTCCGCTTCGACGAACCGAGTACGAGACCGGAGATTACGGTCTACAGGGCACAGGAGGCCCTTCACGACGAACTACGCGAGACACCCGACGAGTCGTACTTCCTCATTCAGGGACCGGCAGGTAACAACATTCTCGGCCGGATAAACATGCAGATTCTCGAACTGGTCGGGCCGCTGGCGCTGGTCCTCGTCGTCGTCGCGCTCGCGTTCACCTATCGAGACATCTTCGACATTCTACTCGGTCTCTCCGGCGTCCTGTTGACCCTGCTGTTCATGCTGGGCCTCGTCGGCTGGCTCGGCGTCCCGTTCGGGCCGACAGCGATTCTGGCACCGATACTGATAATCGGCCTGAGCATCGACTACGGGATTCACATCTTCATGCGCTACCGCGAGGAGCGCGGCGATTCGGACGGGATTCGGCCACCGATGCGGGTCGCACTCGCGGGGGTGAGTTCCGCGCTGGCACTCGTGACCGTGACGACGGTTATCGGGTTCCTCTCGAACGTCCGGAGTCCCGTCTCCCAGATTCGACATCTGACGGTCGCCATGAGCCTCGGGGTCGTGGCCGCGTTCGTCGTGTTCGTGACGCTGGTGCCCGCACTGAAGGTCGAACTCGACGGCCTCCTCGAACGGTTCGGCATCGGCCGAACGAAACCCGCCCTCGGAACCACCGACGGCACCGTCGGAGAGTTGCTCTCGGGCGGTGTCAAAATCGCTCGCGTGTCGGCGGCGGCGGTCATCCTCGTCTCGGTCGTCGTGGGTGCCGGAGGAGTCGTCGCGTGGGATAGCCTCGACCGGTCCCTAGAGGGGTCGCTCGAACAACCCGAGGGGTGGCAACAGGACTTGCCCGAACCGCTTCGAGTGCCCCAGTTCGAGTACCTCGACGACGTGGACTACGTGAAGCAGAACTACCTCGTTTCGCGGTCTGATTACCAACCGTCTCAGATACTCGTCGAGGGCGACGTAACCGGAGCGAACACCCTCGAACGAGTAGCCGACGCCCGGTCGGTCGTGACCGACGACGAGGTGGCCTACGAACGGGCCGACGGGTCGGTCCCGACGACCGGACCGATAACTGCGATGCAACTCGTCGCCGAACGGAACTCCGAGTTCGCCAGCGTGTTCCGGAACGCCGATACTGACGGGAACGGCGTCCCCGACCGCAACCTCGAAGCGGTCTACGACAAGTTCTACGAGGTCGCACCCGACCGGGCATCGGCAGTAGTCGAGCGAACCGACGGCGAGTATCGCTCCCTGCGCCTCGTCATCCAGACCGACCAGACCGCCGAGTCGGCGGCCGTGGCCTCCGTTCTCCGCGACGCCACGACGACTGCCGAAGGTGACGGAGCAGGTGTCACCGCGACTGCCACCGGGCAACCGGTCATCAACGACGTCGAACTCGCCATCGTCGCCGACAGTGCGTTCACGTCGCTGATGGCATCGCTGGCGGCCATCCTCGCTCTGCTGTCGCTGGTCTACCGGTTCAAGGAGGGGAGCGCGACCCTCGGAGTCGTCACGACGGTTCCCATCGCGCTCGTCATCGCGTTCGTGGTCATCAGCATGCTCGTCATCGGCGTGCCGATTACGTTCAACACCGCGCTGATGTTCGGACTGGTTATCGGCCTCGGCGTGGACTACAGCATCCACATCAGCGACCGATTCCTACAGGAGTATCGGCCCGGTCGGACCGCGTACGACGCGCTGACCGAAACCGTCACTGGCACCGGCGGGGCGCTGTTCGGTAGCACGGTCACGACGGCCGGAGCGTTCGCCACGCTCGCGCTGTCGCCGTTCACCCAGTCGGCCAACACCGGGATAATCGTCGCACTCTCGCTCGTGTTCTCGTTCGTGACGAGCGTCTTCGTCCTCCCGAGTTTCCTCGCAGTCTGGGCGCGATTCGTGGGCGCTGACCTCGTTGAATCGTCCGACCGCACCACCGACGCGATGGCCGACAAGTAA